Proteins encoded by one window of Neptunomonas phycophila:
- a CDS encoding EamA family transporter yields the protein MIAIAAGLLAVICQSIFYIFVRRAQVHLLIPGLALNVQMHWQLGFVAWPLAYLFWPDSVSWQAHLYALGVSVAYWIAQICFFSALNRASSAQVAPMLALKLMVVGIGSSLFLNTHINIEQWQAIALATAAAAFLSIGAGKPPLKATLLTLTTVVMFSASDISLGAFINAVSFDDQLSQVIFVLSYCFGLNSLFTLFCRPWRMETAATRACIPVAALCLISMVFLFTAFVLGGVVLGNLMLATRGIVVVLVGIALRPLLEEGIEPTVEWRVWARRLIAAAGMLVAVNWYITAMG from the coding sequence GTGATCGCAATCGCTGCAGGGCTATTGGCTGTTATTTGCCAATCAATTTTTTACATTTTTGTTCGTCGTGCCCAAGTGCATTTGCTCATACCCGGCTTGGCGCTTAATGTGCAGATGCATTGGCAACTGGGTTTTGTCGCATGGCCTTTGGCGTATTTATTTTGGCCTGATAGCGTATCGTGGCAAGCGCATTTATATGCTTTAGGTGTTTCAGTTGCGTATTGGATAGCACAAATTTGTTTTTTCTCGGCATTGAATCGAGCCTCATCAGCCCAAGTCGCACCTATGCTCGCGTTAAAGCTAATGGTTGTGGGCATAGGCAGTTCACTATTCCTCAACACACATATCAATATTGAGCAATGGCAAGCTATTGCCTTGGCCACCGCGGCTGCCGCATTTTTATCCATAGGTGCAGGAAAACCTCCTTTGAAGGCGACATTACTGACGCTAACAACTGTGGTTATGTTCTCTGCATCGGACATAAGTTTGGGGGCATTCATTAACGCCGTTAGCTTTGATGATCAGCTATCGCAAGTGATTTTTGTGTTGAGCTACTGCTTCGGGCTAAATAGCTTATTTACCTTGTTTTGCCGACCTTGGCGTATGGAAACGGCGGCGACCCGAGCCTGTATTCCTGTTGCGGCATTGTGCTTAATATCAATGGTTTTTTTATTCACAGCCTTTGTGCTTGGTGGCGTTGTGCTCGGTAATTTGATGCTAGCAACACGCGGTATTGTGGTGGTATTAGTGGGCATTGCTCTAAGACCGCTGCTGGAGGAAGGTATAGAACCTACAGTTGAATGGCGAGTATGGGCGCGTCGTTTGATTGCTGCTGCAGGAATGTT